A genomic region of Prionailurus viverrinus isolate Anna chromosome D4, UM_Priviv_1.0, whole genome shotgun sequence contains the following coding sequences:
- the DNAJA1 gene encoding dnaJ homolog subfamily A member 1, protein MVKETTYYDVLGVKPNATQEELKKAYRKLALKYHPDKNPNEGEKFKQISQAYEVLSDAKKRELYDKGGEQAIKEGGAGGGFGSPMDIFDMFFGGGGRMQRERRGKNVVHQLSVTLEDLYNGATRKLALQKNVICDKCEGRGGKKGAVECCPNCRGTGMQIRIHQIGPGMVQQIQSVCMECQGHGERISPKDRCKSCNGRKIVREKKILEVHIDKGMKDGQKITFHGEGDQEPGLEPGDIIIVLDQKDHAVFTRRGEDLFMCMDIQLVEALCGFQKPISTLDNRTIVITSHPGQIVKHGDIKCVLNEGMPIYRRPYEKGRLIIEFKVNFPENGFLSPDKLSLLEKLLPERKEVEETDEMDQVELVDFDPNQERRRHYNGEAYEDDEHHPRGGVQCQTS, encoded by the exons ATGGTGAAAGAAACTACTTACTATGATGTTTTGGGGGTCAAACCCAATGCCACCCAGGAAGAATTGAAAAAGGCTTACAGGAAATTGGCTTTGAAGTACCACCCTGACAAGAATccaaatgaaggagagaaa TTTAAACAGATTTCTCAAGCTTATGAAGTTCTCTCTGATGCGAAGAAAAGGGAATTATATGACAAAGGAGGAGAACAGGCAATTAAAGAAGGTGGAGCAGGTGGTGGTTTTGGCTCCCCCATGGACATCTTTGATATGttttttggaggaggaggaaggatgcagagagagaggagag GTAAAAATGTTGTGCATCAGCTCTCTGTAACCTTAGAAGATTTATATAATGGTGCAACAAGAAAACTAGCTCTGCAAAAGAATGTGATTTGCGACAAATGTGAAG GCCGAGGTGGTAAGAAAGGAGCGGTAGAATGTTGTCCCAATTGCCGAGGTACTGGAATGCAAATAAGAATTCATCAGATAGGACCTGGAATGGTTCAGCAAATTCAATCTGTGTGCATGGAGTGCCAGGGCCATGGGGAACGAATCAGTCCTAAAGATAGATGTAAAAGCTGCAACGGAAGGAAGATAGTTCGAGAAAAGAAGATTCTAGAAGTTCATATTGACAAAG GCATGAAAGATGGCCAGAAGATAACATTCCATGGTGAAGGAGACCAAGAACCTGGACTGGAACCAGGAGATATTATCATTGTTTTAGATCAGAAGGACCATGCTGTTTTTACTAG GCGAGgagaggatcttttcatgtgtatggaCATACAGCTGGTTGAAGCACTGTGCGGGTTTCAAAAGCCAATATCTACTCTAGACAACAGAACCATTGTCATTACCTCTCATCCAG GTCAGATTGTCAAGCATGGAGATATCAAGTGTGTGCTGAATGAAGGCATGCCAATTTATCGTAGACCATACGAAAAGGGTCGCCTAATCATCGAATTTAAG GTAAACTTCCCTGAGAATGGCTTTCTCTCTCCTGATAAACTGTCTTTGCTGGAAAAGCTCCTACCTGAGAGGAAGGAAGTAGAAGAGACTGATGAAATGGACCAGGTAGAACTGGTGGACTTTGATCCAAATCAGGAAAGAAGGCGCCATTACAATGGAGAAGCGTATGAGGATGATGAACATCACCCCAGGGGAGGTGTTCAGTGTCAGACCTCTTAA